Proteins from a genomic interval of Nostoc sp. PCC 7120 = FACHB-418:
- a CDS encoding class I SAM-dependent methyltransferase: protein MSIVDSIFMQMFGRPKGMLGRLGGMIMASMNQAFTYSVIDLLDIQPNDQVLEVGFGSGVGIQRLSSLASAGYIAGIDYSQEMVEQATARNMAEIEMGLVDLRQGSVESLPFEDNKFDKVLAVNSMQVWPDALVGLREVRRVMKVGGQIALGFTSYSGQSSTGLTQILTTAGFTQARLVETDRDFCALAIAP, encoded by the coding sequence ATGAGCATTGTAGACAGTATATTCATGCAGATGTTTGGTCGCCCGAAGGGTATGCTAGGTAGGTTGGGTGGCATGATTATGGCATCCATGAACCAAGCGTTTACCTATTCGGTGATCGACCTACTCGATATTCAGCCAAATGACCAAGTGTTGGAAGTTGGATTCGGCTCAGGAGTGGGTATTCAGCGTTTATCCTCTTTAGCATCAGCAGGATATATCGCAGGCATCGATTACTCTCAAGAAATGGTTGAGCAAGCTACAGCTAGAAACATGGCAGAGATTGAGATGGGTCTGGTTGATTTACGGCAAGGTTCGGTGGAAAGTTTGCCCTTTGAAGACAACAAATTCGATAAAGTGCTGGCGGTTAACTCTATGCAAGTCTGGCCAGATGCCTTAGTTGGGCTGCGGGAAGTGCGGCGAGTTATGAAGGTTGGTGGTCAAATAGCACTTGGTTTTACTTCTTATTCAGGGCAATCAAGTACTGGATTGACTCAGATACTTACGACTGCTGGTTTCACTCAAGCGCGCCTAGTCGAGACGGATCGCGATTTTTGTGCATTGGCGATCGCCCCATGA
- a CDS encoding DUF6753 family protein has protein sequence MTNIAKVVEKVIAEYSEEKKAEVTDWILKLGVRPDDPLFNLYAELGTTQFALQQLPGRLDSLVVGWADMVDDKLNSASKVAIQQQKNAIAQAAKDLIKMTKQAGGALPLLGVSNWRLAQVAGVLGFVLALGATIGVFTYKTIAGSVTFQQAASGNAILQPEDKKLLDWAKSNEGKVARSIYVRNAAIIKTCRQQKKYSGGCIIAVD, from the coding sequence CAAAAGTTGTTGAAAAAGTTATTGCAGAATATTCTGAAGAAAAGAAAGCAGAGGTCACTGATTGGATACTTAAATTGGGTGTTCGACCTGACGATCCCTTGTTTAACCTATACGCGGAACTAGGTACAACCCAATTTGCGTTGCAGCAACTACCTGGTAGGCTTGACTCGCTTGTGGTGGGTTGGGCTGACATGGTGGACGATAAGTTAAATAGTGCTTCTAAGGTGGCAATACAGCAACAAAAAAATGCGATCGCCCAAGCCGCTAAGGATTTAATTAAGATGACTAAGCAAGCTGGTGGGGCATTGCCTCTCTTGGGTGTAAGTAATTGGCGATTGGCACAAGTAGCGGGAGTGTTGGGTTTTGTACTGGCTTTGGGAGCTACAATTGGTGTTTTTACATACAAAACTATTGCTGGAAGTGTAACTTTTCAGCAGGCGGCTTCTGGAAATGCTATTTTACAACCCGAAGATAAAAAGCTTCTGGATTGGGCCAAATCTAATGAAGGTAAGGTAGCACGTAGTATTTATGTTAGAAACGCTGCCATCATTAAAACTTGCCGTCAGCAGAAGAAGTATTCAGGTGGCTGCATAATTGCAGTTGATTAA
- a CDS encoding plasmid mobilization protein yields the protein MKQGMINDPVKRTKSIKVYLFEEEKTTIEEKANATGVTASEYLRSCGLRRVLTTKPPTDLITIRATAGNLKSELMMLSHLAKETNNQQILDTVNKAIALVDQTIAAAFNLNVPDKSPSSQET from the coding sequence ATGAAACAAGGTATGATAAATGACCCCGTAAAGCGAACTAAATCAATCAAGGTATACCTCTTTGAGGAAGAAAAAACTACCATTGAGGAAAAAGCCAACGCTACAGGAGTCACTGCATCTGAGTACTTACGTTCCTGTGGGTTAAGACGGGTACTAACGACAAAACCGCCCACCGACTTGATAACTATCCGCGCTACTGCTGGAAACCTTAAAAGCGAACTGATGATGTTATCTCACTTAGCGAAGGAAACAAACAATCAGCAAATTTTGGATACTGTTAATAAGGCGATCGCACTCGTAGATCAGACTATCGCAGCTGCATTTAACCTAAACGTTCCAGACAAATCACCCTCAAGCCAAGAGACATAA
- a CDS encoding ParM/StbA family protein, producing MPKTKEKIDVKKIVITIDMGASKTKAIVQEYPEGKPVVLLLDSEIADVAKASVESVQPEGSPESRAWVGIGNEYFALGELARRRFGGISQLKELKYELAIPKICGAFWLAKEKLNLGNDVAAYLSVLLPPGEVQDKEQLQVRLKDTFRGFDTPAGKMRVKMLRYDAASEGSGIFFHRRRTLGDRVPVSMYVMLGYRNASIFTFRSGSIGTGITSNFGMSWLVSNFISKTSGLSSDNPNVIQVLVEAGVSCDPLVIQKLSRKRKDDEIQLDGESMSKTLLLARDEYWRAIARWLRSKMDEDIEELVFCGGTADYIRPEIDAYFQKEGIKVSWHGNIFIPDEISSGMDNRMADVWAFHQHMIIQFDKLTGYIRSEVVPLTKSVEGNTNNTGEEVKRKYNFTPCERPSTFIAVNENV from the coding sequence ATGCCCAAAACTAAGGAGAAAATAGACGTAAAAAAGATAGTAATTACGATTGATATGGGTGCAAGTAAAACCAAGGCTATCGTTCAGGAGTATCCAGAAGGAAAGCCAGTTGTTTTACTTTTAGACTCAGAAATAGCGGATGTTGCTAAAGCCTCAGTTGAAAGCGTCCAACCTGAAGGTAGTCCTGAATCTCGTGCTTGGGTAGGGATAGGCAATGAGTATTTCGCCTTGGGAGAACTTGCTCGTCGTCGGTTTGGGGGTATATCGCAACTGAAGGAGCTAAAGTACGAATTGGCAATCCCCAAAATTTGCGGAGCATTTTGGCTGGCTAAGGAGAAGTTGAACCTGGGTAATGATGTTGCAGCTTACTTGAGTGTCCTGCTGCCGCCGGGTGAAGTGCAAGACAAGGAACAGTTACAGGTTCGGTTGAAGGATACGTTTCGGGGGTTTGATACACCAGCAGGTAAGATGCGGGTGAAAATGCTTCGTTATGATGCAGCTTCTGAAGGTAGCGGAATATTTTTCCACCGTAGGCGAACGCTTGGCGATCGTGTACCTGTTTCGATGTATGTGATGCTTGGTTATCGTAACGCAAGTATTTTCACTTTTCGGAGTGGTTCAATTGGCACAGGAATAACCAGCAATTTTGGTATGTCTTGGTTAGTGAGTAATTTTATTTCCAAGACATCGGGACTAAGCTCTGATAACCCCAATGTTATCCAAGTGTTGGTAGAAGCTGGAGTTAGTTGTGACCCCTTGGTGATACAGAAACTTTCACGCAAGCGCAAAGACGATGAGATTCAACTTGATGGCGAGTCGATGTCCAAGACTTTATTGCTTGCTAGAGACGAATATTGGCGTGCGATCGCTAGGTGGTTGCGATCAAAGATGGATGAGGACATTGAAGAACTGGTATTCTGCGGAGGAACTGCGGATTACATTCGTCCAGAAATAGATGCTTACTTCCAGAAAGAGGGGATTAAAGTATCCTGGCACGGTAATATTTTTATACCTGATGAAATATCTTCTGGTATGGACAATCGGATGGCGGATGTTTGGGCTTTCCACCAGCACATGATTATTCAGTTTGATAAGTTGACTGGTTACATACGCTCTGAGGTTGTACCGCTAACTAAATCTGTTGAAGGTAATACAAATAATACAGGTGAAGAAGTCAAACGTAAGTATAACTTTACTCCTTGTGAGCGGCCTAGTACCTTTATTGCTGTAAACGAGAATGTTTGA
- a CDS encoding relaxase/mobilization nuclease domain-containing protein, protein MIPVIYKKPNFLDTLKYVLGKDDAAIVDTNMMGTKPDEFNQQFLTIKYTNKAVKRQCAHLIISIAHRPNYHEHLSDSQYSYVAREYLKDMGYLPKEESSVAATSQFVAVRHHDRNHEHLHIIVARIRLDGSLVNDSYDYFNSQVSTRRIAAELGLEVTPTTNEAVASKLEQEYGIITLTSPNRSKSIRAVNSKHKTPTSKEIIRQAIGEAIKDSPTVSTFIQRLEENNIGVLPKMQGEELLGFTYIHNDVKIAGYQVYKPYSWNKLRSEYGITYDPYKDKEVIQQAKAKAIARINSIILSNNDYLYSDKPTNSSTSDSNSDTDSNSKKLVTTYTLNSNYLSEISIIQPKSEDNLTSEANKTKKKVQPHPKKQHPQQDISEENGLTAKQFLEEQSSPVPPSLNLLPSTLKHLPSIITDYMLVTNNFRIKGRELSASLHSNTLSVYRHGDNTPVMQTCYSQRTWYEEIPTRLTTNEIEQIESLRFFTQQVLMNKQRSQRGIEQ, encoded by the coding sequence TTGATTCCCGTTATCTACAAAAAACCCAATTTTCTCGACACGCTCAAGTATGTCTTGGGGAAAGATGATGCTGCGATTGTCGATACTAATATGATGGGAACAAAGCCAGATGAATTCAACCAGCAATTTCTCACCATCAAGTACACCAACAAAGCAGTTAAACGGCAGTGCGCTCACCTCATCATCTCAATAGCACATCGCCCGAACTACCACGAGCATTTATCTGATAGTCAGTACAGTTATGTAGCAAGAGAATATCTCAAGGATATGGGATACTTGCCCAAGGAAGAATCATCTGTAGCAGCTACCAGTCAGTTCGTTGCAGTACGCCACCACGATCGCAACCACGAACACCTGCATATAATCGTCGCCCGGATTCGGTTAGATGGCAGCTTAGTTAATGATTCCTATGATTATTTCAACTCCCAAGTCTCAACTAGACGCATCGCGGCGGAACTGGGATTAGAAGTAACTCCGACAACAAATGAAGCTGTCGCTTCTAAGTTAGAGCAAGAGTACGGAATAATTACACTCACCAGCCCCAACCGATCAAAAAGCATTAGAGCAGTCAACAGTAAGCACAAAACCCCAACAAGTAAGGAAATTATTCGCCAAGCAATAGGAGAAGCCATTAAGGACAGTCCCACCGTCTCTACGTTTATTCAACGCCTGGAGGAAAATAACATTGGAGTATTGCCTAAGATGCAGGGGGAAGAACTACTAGGCTTTACCTACATTCATAATGATGTCAAAATTGCTGGTTATCAAGTATACAAACCTTATAGCTGGAACAAACTGCGGTCTGAATATGGAATCACGTACGACCCATATAAAGATAAAGAAGTAATTCAACAAGCTAAAGCCAAAGCAATTGCTCGCATAAATAGCATAATTTTAAGTAATAATGATTACTTATATAGTGATAAACCTACTAATAGCAGTACAAGTGATAGTAATAGTGATACTGATAGTAACTCTAAAAAACTTGTTACTACATATACACTAAATAGTAATTATCTCAGTGAGATTTCGATAATACAACCAAAATCAGAAGATAACCTCACTTCGGAAGCAAATAAGACCAAGAAAAAAGTTCAGCCGCATCCAAAGAAACAGCACCCACAACAGGATATTTCAGAAGAAAACGGTCTTACTGCTAAACAATTCCTGGAAGAGCAATCTTCCCCTGTTCCTCCTTCTCTTAACCTTCTGCCTTCTACTCTCAAACATTTGCCTTCTATAATCACTGACTATATGCTTGTTACCAATAACTTCCGTATCAAAGGACGGGAGTTGAGTGCCAGTTTACATAGCAATACTCTGAGTGTTTACCGTCATGGAGATAATACTCCTGTGATGCAAACCTGCTACAGTCAGAGAACCTGGTACGAAGAGATACCAACTCGACTAACAACAAACGAAATTGAGCAGATTGAAAGTTTGCGTTTCTTTACGCAACAAGTATTAATGAATAAACAGCGATCGCAAAGAGGTATTGAGCAGTAG
- a CDS encoding heavy metal-responsive transcriptional regulator yields the protein MLVQEEPKLIGNVAKSSGVPIKTIRYYEELGLLKSSARTEGGFRLFNSDVLERLHFIKRAQSLGLSLSEIKEFLNVHDGGELPCEHIKIKLEDKIKAIDEQIHQLLILRQELSGLVSGWETIPENPEKTICPIIERN from the coding sequence ATGCTAGTCCAAGAAGAGCCAAAACTCATTGGTAATGTTGCCAAGTCTAGCGGTGTACCTATTAAAACTATTCGCTACTATGAAGAACTTGGTCTACTCAAATCATCAGCAAGAACAGAAGGCGGATTTAGATTATTTAACTCTGATGTTTTGGAGCGACTGCACTTTATTAAACGCGCTCAAAGCTTAGGATTAAGCTTGTCAGAAATTAAGGAATTTTTAAATGTTCATGATGGAGGGGAATTACCTTGTGAGCATATAAAAATTAAACTAGAAGATAAGATTAAAGCTATTGATGAACAAATTCATCAATTACTGATTTTGAGACAAGAATTATCAGGATTAGTTTCTGGTTGGGAAACCATACCTGAAAATCCTGAAAAAACAATTTGTCCTATTATTGAAAGAAATTAA
- a CDS encoding heavy-metal-associated domain-containing protein, with product MTLQLTVPKLACSACANTITKAIQSIDSTATVQADPKTKLVSIETQAPETKIKEVIAAIGYPSV from the coding sequence ATGACGCTGCAACTAACAGTTCCCAAACTCGCTTGCTCTGCTTGCGCGAATACTATCACGAAAGCAATTCAATCAATTGATTCTACAGCCACAGTGCAAGCTGATCCAAAAACAAAACTTGTCAGTATAGAAACTCAAGCACCTGAGACTAAGATTAAAGAAGTAATAGCTGCTATAGGCTATCCATCTGTTTAG
- a CDS encoding response regulator — MKPINVVIIENENISRVGAAAILSETGKIQVCGLAKTGKEGIETVDQQKPDIVVINIDLPDINGTDVISLIKCKHTSIKIVVMTANSSRDTINAAISNGADCYYCKNNAREEVGERFIEAVMAAYNNESWIDPTINRILIDNLRSNDTADRDSLDLLSDFSNKEITVLKLAAGGMKNNEIANVMYVSEGTVRSYLHNSFIKLGVKDRLNAIREAIRLGILSFADMKIEEEVTQESHTRVKTNQNSQKDTAKTSNKGYKGWVA; from the coding sequence ATGAAACCTATTAATGTTGTCATCATTGAAAATGAGAACATATCTAGGGTTGGCGCGGCAGCAATATTATCTGAAACTGGTAAAATCCAGGTATGTGGCCTTGCTAAAACCGGAAAGGAAGGAATAGAAACTGTTGACCAACAAAAGCCAGATATCGTGGTGATAAATATTGATTTACCTGATATCAATGGCACTGATGTCATAAGTTTAATTAAATGCAAACACACGTCAATTAAAATAGTGGTTATGACTGCAAATAGCAGCAGAGATACCATTAACGCAGCAATTAGTAATGGCGCAGACTGCTACTACTGTAAAAATAATGCCAGAGAAGAAGTAGGAGAAAGATTCATTGAAGCAGTAATGGCTGCATACAATAATGAATCATGGATTGACCCAACTATTAATCGCATTTTGATTGATAATCTTAGGTCAAATGACACAGCCGATAGAGATTCACTAGATTTGTTAAGTGATTTCTCTAATAAAGAAATTACAGTTCTCAAATTAGCGGCTGGTGGCATGAAAAATAATGAAATTGCTAATGTCATGTATGTTTCCGAAGGTACAGTCAGGTCATATTTACATAATTCATTTATCAAGTTAGGAGTCAAAGATAGATTAAACGCTATCCGGGAAGCTATCCGTCTGGGAATCCTCAGCTTTGCAGACATGAAAATCGAAGAAGAAGTTACTCAAGAAAGCCATACAAGAGTCAAAACCAACCAAAATAGTCAAAAGGATACAGCTAAAACGAGTAATAAGGGATACAAAGGCTGGGTTGCCTAG
- a CDS encoding thioredoxin family protein, with the protein MTKRQIEIFTADCPLCDETVQMVQELTCPDCEVSVYNLRQEQEKAQQYGVNAVPAIAINGRLVLTGKPNLEQLRAAGVGQPLN; encoded by the coding sequence ATGACAAAACGTCAAATTGAGATTTTTACAGCTGACTGTCCTCTTTGTGATGAGACGGTGCAAATGGTGCAAGAACTGACTTGTCCTGATTGTGAAGTATCAGTTTATAACCTGCGACAAGAGCAAGAAAAAGCCCAGCAGTATGGAGTAAATGCAGTACCAGCGATTGCGATTAATGGAAGACTTGTCTTAACTGGTAAACCAAATCTAGAACAGTTGCGAGCAGCTGGTGTAGGTCAACCCTTAAATTAG